The following nucleotide sequence is from Peribacillus sp. ACCC06369.
GGCTTGGGCAATGAAAATCGCTGCCATGGATAAGTAGATGGATGTGCCATCAAGGTTGAAAGAATAACCAGTTGGGACAACCAAACCGACTACCGATTTTGAGCAACCGTATTTTTCTAGTTTTTTCATTACGCTTGGTAGAGCGGATTCCGATGAAGATGTACCTAATACTAATAGGATTTCCTCTTTTATATAAGCGATGAATTTAAAAATATTAAAGCCGTAGATTTTTGCGATCGTACCAAGGACAAGGAAGATGAATAGAGCCATTGTGATATATACGCTACCCATCAATTGTCCTAACGAACTTAAAGAGCCAAGACCAAACTTACCGATTGTATAAGCCATTGCCCCAAATGCCGCCAATGGAGATACTTTCATGATCATGCCGACGATGCCGAAGAAAATATCGGCAATATGCTGAAAGAAAGAAACGACTGGCTGCACTTTCGGTCCTATTGCTGCCATTGATAATCCGAATAATACGGCAAAGAATAAAATGGGGAGTAAGTCTCCGCCAGCCAGTGCGGCAACGGCATTATCAGGAATGATATTCGAAATGAAGGCAACTGCGCCATGTTCCGTTTCGGAAGCGGCTGTTGTATATTGTGATACATCTCCGCCTTCGACTGAATCGATGTTAAAACCTTTACCAGGTCCCAACAGATTGACTACGATGATTCCGATTGCAAGTGCGAAAGTGGTAACGATTTCAAAATAGAGCAGGGCCTTTCCGCCGATGCGGCCAACCTTTTTCATATCGCCCATACCGCCAATTCCGATTACGACGGTTAAGAAGATAATTGGTGCAATGACCATTTTAATCATTTTAATAAATAAATCTGCCAATATCTTCAGTTGTTCACCGAAAGCAGGGAAGAAGAAACCGACTGTTATACCCAGAATGATACCGATGATGACCTGAACTGTTAGATTTTTTAATATTTTCAAGGGGCATTCTCCTTTGTTATATGATAGCGCTTTCTTAACTTGATAATAGTGTAACAGAAGAAAGAATCAGAATATTCTTTTGGTGATATTGTTTTCTTTTTGTTCTTTTTGGTCTTTGAGAATTTCTAATAACTGAAGGGTGGAAGAGGAATCAAAAGTTACTACTATGATATAGATAGACTGCTAAACTGCAATAAAAAATACCGGCGGAGAGCCGGTATTGGGGAAAATCAATTTTCAAAGGGTTTTATGAGTGCATATAGGGTTCCGATCACAGGAAGTTTCAAACCAACCCTGTCGGCAAGGCGCAGCGCACCGCCCTGTAAATGCTCCACTTCGAGGGTTAGTCCCTTCCGGCGGTCTTGGTGCATGGAAGAGGTGGATTCATCAGGTAAACCTGCCATGTTTTCCAACGCCTGAGCAATATTCTCCACAGTAATTCCGACGTCATAAGCATTTGCAAGCTCCTTCATTTCAACAAGGACCTTTTCTAGCAATCCATTGGTTTCCGGGAATTTCCGTATCGTGCCGATAGGGAGGTTGGAGGCTGTTGTCACACCGGAAAAAGCGGTGATGAACATATATTTGATCCACATCCTGATCAATATGTTCTCCGTTCTGCTTACCTTCATGATAGCTAATCCGGCCGCCTGTTCGAAATCATCACAAATCTTTTTTTGTGAAGGATGGAGCGGGCCATAAATTAAAT
It contains:
- a CDS encoding dicarboxylate/amino acid:cation symporter, translating into MKILKNLTVQVIIGIILGITVGFFFPAFGEQLKILADLFIKMIKMVIAPIIFLTVVIGIGGMGDMKKVGRIGGKALLYFEIVTTFALAIGIIVVNLLGPGKGFNIDSVEGGDVSQYTTAASETEHGAVAFISNIIPDNAVAALAGGDLLPILFFAVLFGLSMAAIGPKVQPVVSFFQHIADIFFGIVGMIMKVSPLAAFGAMAYTIGKFGLGSLSSLGQLMGSVYITMALFIFLVLGTIAKIYGFNIFKFIAYIKEEILLVLGTSSSESALPSVMKKLEKYGCSKSVVGLVVPTGYSFNLDGTSIYLSMAAIFIAQAYGVDLSIWQELTLLGILMLTSKGAAGVTGSGFITLAATLAAFPMIPVEGMALLLGVDRFMSEARAITNLIGNSVATVVISKSEGEFNPNQAISGDMGEVAVSSEK
- a CDS encoding 2-dehydropantoate 2-reductase; its protein translation is MCTLNIVIIGAGALGSYFGGRLQQAGQDVQYLVRKNRAKQLKENGISITSPHGNYQFNELHITENVNDIEKVDLVILAVKGQHLQGTLTDLKVLVEKGAKVLPLLNGLEHVSILQDELGDEAVLGGSAFIIATLDEKGHVIHSNDNHDLIYGPLHPSQKKICDDFEQAAGLAIMKVSRTENILIRMWIKYMFITAFSGVTTASNLPIGTIRKFPETNGLLEKVLVEMKELANAYDVGITVENIAQALENMAGLPDESTSSMHQDRRKGLTLEVEHLQGGALRLADRVGLKLPVIGTLYALIKPFEN